A genomic window from Flavobacterium sp. I3-2 includes:
- a CDS encoding DNA recombination protein RmuC → MSAYLIYFILFIIAFLIGILLQKTVSNSKFNHLNSENKQHKYQLEIEKNRFLETKNDLDNLRLERDDLLSEYSKANSELIFLKSKLDDQKKEIDSLQIKFTETFENLANRILDDKSEKFVATNKIQIENILNPLQVKIKSFEERVETTHKDHLIQQTSLKEQITFLSSLNKQMTQETINLTKALKGDSKVQGNWGEVILERILEKSGLEKGREYEIQKSFNFEGKRLQPDVVINLPNDKKMIIDSKVSLTAYERYCNETIETEKQNFLKQHILSVANHIKQLSEKNYQQIYEVNSPDFILMFVPIETAFALAINNEPNLYNQAFEKNIVIVTTSTLLATLKTIDSLWKNEKQQNNALEIAKQAGLLYDKFVGFIEDIQNIEKNIDRSKNDIEKAKNKLFLGNGNLVNAADKIVQLGAKAKKKLQ, encoded by the coding sequence ATGTCAGCATATCTTATTTATTTCATTCTATTTATAATAGCTTTTTTAATTGGAATTTTACTTCAAAAAACAGTAAGCAATTCTAAATTTAACCATTTAAATTCAGAAAACAAACAGCATAAATATCAACTAGAAATTGAGAAAAATAGATTTCTAGAAACAAAAAATGATTTAGATAATTTACGTCTAGAACGTGATGATTTGTTAAGTGAATACAGCAAAGCAAATTCGGAACTAATCTTTTTAAAATCAAAACTAGACGACCAAAAAAAAGAGATTGATTCTTTACAAATTAAATTCACTGAAACCTTTGAAAATTTAGCCAATCGAATTTTAGATGATAAATCTGAAAAGTTTGTTGCTACGAACAAAATACAAATTGAAAATATTTTAAATCCGTTACAAGTAAAAATAAAATCGTTTGAAGAACGTGTCGAAACAACTCACAAAGACCATTTAATTCAGCAAACTTCATTAAAAGAACAAATAACATTTCTGTCATCGTTAAACAAACAAATGACACAAGAAACCATTAACTTAACAAAAGCTTTAAAAGGTGATTCGAAAGTTCAAGGAAATTGGGGCGAAGTAATTTTAGAACGTATTTTAGAAAAATCGGGGTTGGAAAAAGGTCGTGAATATGAAATTCAGAAAAGTTTTAATTTTGAAGGAAAACGTTTACAACCCGACGTTGTGATTAACTTACCGAATGATAAAAAAATGATTATCGATTCAAAGGTTTCGTTGACTGCTTACGAACGTTATTGTAACGAAACAATTGAAACAGAAAAACAAAATTTCTTGAAACAGCATATTTTATCGGTTGCAAATCACATCAAACAATTGAGCGAAAAAAATTACCAACAGATTTACGAAGTCAATTCGCCCGATTTTATTTTGATGTTTGTACCGATTGAAACTGCTTTTGCACTTGCTATAAATAACGAACCTAATTTATACAATCAGGCATTTGAAAAAAATATTGTCATTGTAACCACTTCTACGCTTTTGGCTACTTTAAAAACGATTGATTCGTTATGGAAAAATGAAAAACAACAAAATAATGCTTTAGAAATTGCTAAACAAGCTGGGTTACTTTATGATAAGTTTGTAGGATTTATTGAAGATATTCAGAATATAGAAAAAAATATTGACCGCTCAAAAAATGATATTGAAAAAGCTAAAAATAAATTGTTTTTAGGAAATGGAAATCTAGTTAATGCTGCCGACAAAATTGTTCAATTAGGTGCAAAAGCAAAGAAAAAATTGCAATAA
- a CDS encoding DUF2185 domain-containing protein yields MNPSKKYFKTTEETKSRIVIEMGYCIATDRITIDGLKVGYMYRENPDDAQDSGWRFFAGDEADEYVNNPENIGVFDVNTIVHYDNDIIKFLDSPYETSFVRNENGVFEQEDFVFEQEDFL; encoded by the coding sequence ATGAATCCATCCAAAAAATATTTTAAAACAACTGAAGAGACAAAAAGCCGTATTGTAATTGAAATGGGATATTGTATTGCAACGGATAGAATTACTATAGATGGATTAAAAGTAGGTTATATGTACAGAGAAAATCCTGATGATGCACAAGATAGTGGATGGAGATTTTTTGCTGGAGATGAAGCAGATGAATATGTTAATAATCCTGAAAATATTGGTGTTTTTGATGTAAATACTATTGTACATTATGATAATGATATTATCAAATTCCTTGACTCACCATATGAAACTTCTTTTGTAAGAAATGAAAATGGTGTATTTGAACAAGAAGATTTTGTATTTGAACAAGAAGATTTTTTGTAA
- the ettA gene encoding energy-dependent translational throttle protein EttA produces MSDDKKVIFSMSKVSKTYSSTNKQVLKDIYLSFFYGAKIGILGLNGSGKSSLLKIIAGVDKNYQGDVVFAQGYSVGYLEQEPQLDESKTVIEIVKEGMSEVVGILDEFNKINDMFGLPEVYEDADKMQKLMDRQAELQDKIDAVGGWELDTKLAIAMDALRCPEPDTPINVLSGGERRRVALCRLLLQEPDVLLLDEPTNHLDAESVHWLEQHLQQYKGTIIAVTHDRYFLDNVAGWILELDRGEGIPWKGNYSSWLDQKSQRMAQEEKVASKRRKNLERELDWVRQGAKGRQTKQKARLQNYDRLLNEDQKELEEKLEIYIPNGPRLGTNVIEAKGVAKAFGDKLLYDDLNFTLPQAGIVGIIGPNGAGKSTIFRMIMGEQNADAGEFVVGETVKIAYVDQSHKNIDPEKSIYENFADGQELIMMGGRQVNARAYLSRFNFGGSDQNKKVSALSGGERNRLHLAMTLKEEGNVLLLDEPTNDLDINTLRALEEGLENFAGCAVVISHDRWFLDRICTHILAFEGDSQVYFFEGSFSDYEENRKKRLGDVAPTRIKYKKLVR; encoded by the coding sequence ATGTCAGACGATAAAAAAGTAATTTTTTCGATGTCGAAAGTAAGTAAAACTTACTCTTCAACAAATAAGCAAGTTTTAAAAGATATTTATTTAAGTTTTTTCTATGGTGCTAAAATTGGTATTTTAGGATTAAACGGTTCAGGTAAATCGTCACTATTAAAAATTATTGCAGGTGTAGATAAAAACTACCAAGGCGATGTGGTATTTGCGCAAGGATATTCTGTTGGATATTTAGAACAAGAACCTCAATTAGACGAATCTAAAACAGTTATTGAAATTGTTAAAGAAGGTATGTCTGAAGTTGTTGGAATTTTAGACGAGTTCAATAAAATCAACGATATGTTTGGTTTGCCTGAAGTTTATGAAGATGCAGATAAAATGCAAAAACTTATGGATCGTCAAGCAGAATTACAAGATAAAATTGATGCTGTTGGCGGTTGGGAATTAGATACCAAACTTGCTATTGCAATGGATGCTTTACGTTGTCCAGAACCTGATACTCCCATTAATGTATTATCTGGTGGAGAACGTCGTCGTGTTGCATTATGTCGTTTGTTATTACAAGAACCAGATGTTTTATTATTAGATGAGCCAACCAACCACTTAGATGCTGAATCGGTACATTGGTTAGAGCAACATTTACAACAATATAAAGGAACAATTATCGCAGTAACGCACGACCGTTACTTCTTAGATAATGTTGCTGGTTGGATTTTAGAATTAGATAGAGGAGAAGGTATTCCATGGAAAGGAAATTATTCTTCTTGGTTAGATCAAAAATCACAGCGTATGGCGCAAGAAGAAAAAGTAGCTTCAAAACGTCGTAAAAACTTAGAGCGTGAGTTAGATTGGGTTCGTCAAGGAGCAAAAGGACGTCAAACCAAACAAAAAGCGCGTTTACAAAACTATGATCGTTTATTAAACGAAGATCAAAAAGAATTAGAAGAAAAATTAGAGATTTATATTCCAAACGGACCGCGTTTAGGAACAAATGTAATTGAAGCAAAAGGTGTTGCAAAAGCATTTGGAGATAAATTACTTTATGACGATTTAAATTTCACACTTCCACAAGCCGGAATTGTTGGGATTATTGGGCCAAATGGTGCTGGTAAATCTACTATTTTCCGTATGATTATGGGAGAACAAAATGCTGATGCTGGAGAATTTGTTGTGGGTGAAACAGTGAAAATTGCTTATGTTGATCAATCTCATAAAAATATCGATCCTGAAAAATCTATTTACGAAAACTTTGCTGATGGTCAAGAATTGATTATGATGGGTGGTCGTCAAGTGAATGCCCGTGCATATTTATCTCGTTTTAATTTCGGTGGATCGGATCAGAATAAAAAAGTTTCAGCTTTATCTGGAGGAGAGCGTAACCGTTTGCATTTAGCAATGACTTTGAAAGAAGAAGGAAACGTTTTATTACTAGATGAGCCTACGAATGATTTGGATATCAACACGCTTCGTGCACTTGAAGAAGGTTTAGAAAATTTCGCTGGTTGTGCAGTAGTTATTTCCCATGACCGTTGGTTCTTAGACCGTATTTGTACACATATTTTAGCTTTTGAAGGAGATTCTCAAGTTTATTTCTTTGAAGGTTCATTCTCTGATTACGAAGAAAATCGTAAAAAACGTTTAGGAGATGTTGCTCCAACTCGTATTAAATATAAAAAATTAGTTCGCTAG